In a genomic window of Helianthus annuus cultivar XRQ/B chromosome 10, HanXRQr2.0-SUNRISE, whole genome shotgun sequence:
- the LOC118483359 gene encoding zinc finger HIT domain-containing protein 3-like translates to MKNEASKKECKVCEKAESRYKCPMCLIPYCSLVCFKKHKEIPCVKPVPASENDTSTSITTVDVDRPCYVNADDEVLQRSQLERIASNTEIIDALKDKELQKLIHKIDSSADAETELDKAMDDEAFRLFTEKILSTLNQSGDQQL, encoded by the exons ATGAAGAACGAAGCGTCTAAAAAGGAATGCAAAGTCTGTGAAAAAGCAGAATCCAGATACAAGTGTCCTATGTGTCTCATTCCATA TTGTTCGCTCGTCTGCTTTAAGAAACACAAAG AAATTCCCTGTGTTAAACCAGTTCCGGCTTCTGAGAATGATACAA GCACATCTATTACAACAGTTGATGTTGATAGACCTTGTTATGTTAATGCTGATGATGAGGTGCTACAGAGGTCACAACTAGAGCGCATAG CTTCAAATACCGAAATCATCGATGCTTTGAAAGACAAGGAGCTACAAAAACTCATACACAAAATAGATTCTTCTGCAGATGCTGAAACT GAGCTGGATAAAGCAATGGACGATGAAGCGTTTCGCCTATTTACAGAAAAG ATTTTGTCTACCTTGAATCAGTCTGGCGATCAACAATTATAG
- the LOC110884352 gene encoding glycine-rich protein 5-like yields MARQCFLLLVVLAVVTQTITARDVPSETKNNVVGLTDKKNSDVGLTDQKNVFTFGGLGGYSGLDSNGQPIGGGGMGVGIGNDNGIGGIGAGYGFGGPGAATGGIGTIGGLANGFAGLPALGGGGIGGGGPGAGIDAAPLP; encoded by the coding sequence ATGGCAAGACAATGTTTCTTGTTACTAGTTGTTCTAGCAGTAGTAACACAGACTATTACTGCTAGAGACGTTCCCAGTGAGACCAAAAACAATGTTGTTGGTCTCACTGATAAAAAGAACAGTGATGTTGGTCTCACTGACCAAAAGAACGTGTTCACTTTTGGTGGACTAGGTGGGTATTCGGGGCTTGATAGCAATGGCCAACCCATTGGTGGTGGTGGCATGGGAGTTGGTATTGGTAACGACAACGGGATTGGAGGTATAGGTGCTGGTTATGGATTTGGTGGGCCTGGTGCAGCGACCGGCGGTATAGGGACGATTGGAGGTCTTGCTAATGGTTTTGCTGGCTTACCGGCTCTTGGTGGGGGTGGGATCGGTGGTGGAGGACCTGGCGCCGGAATTGACGCCGCTCCACTTCCTTGA